One Bradyrhizobium sp. ISRA464 genomic window carries:
- the pheS gene encoding phenylalanine--tRNA ligase subunit alpha, protein MSDLATLEKSILDQIAAAGDEPALEAVRVAALGKKGSISALLATLGKMSPEERKSEGAKINLAKDAVTQALAAKRDVLKQAALDARLASETVDVTLPLRETPAEAGRIHPLSQVWDELTTIFADMGFSVAEGPDIETDDYNFTKLNFPEGHPAREMHDTFFFNPKQDGSRMLLRTHTSPVQVRTMLTQKPPIRVICPGRTYRIDSDATHTPQFHQVEGLVIDKGSHLGHLKWILHEFCKAFFEVDHINMRFRPSFFPFTEPSLEVDIQCRRDKGEIRFGEGEDWLEILGCGMVHPNVLRACGLDPDVYQGFAWGMGIDRIAMLKYGIADLRQLFDSDVRWLNHYGFKPLDIPTIAGGLSS, encoded by the coding sequence GTGTCCGACCTCGCAACGCTCGAAAAATCCATTCTCGACCAGATCGCCGCCGCCGGCGACGAGCCCGCCCTCGAGGCCGTGCGCGTGGCCGCCCTCGGCAAGAAGGGCTCGATCTCCGCCCTGCTCGCCACCCTCGGCAAGATGTCGCCGGAGGAGCGCAAGTCAGAGGGCGCGAAGATCAACCTCGCCAAGGATGCGGTGACCCAGGCGCTCGCAGCAAAGCGCGACGTGCTGAAGCAGGCCGCGCTCGATGCGCGCCTCGCCTCCGAGACCGTCGACGTCACGCTGCCTTTGCGCGAGACGCCCGCCGAGGCCGGCCGCATCCATCCGCTGAGCCAGGTGTGGGACGAGCTCACCACGATCTTCGCCGACATGGGATTCTCGGTCGCCGAAGGGCCCGATATCGAGACCGACGATTACAACTTCACCAAGCTGAACTTCCCCGAAGGCCATCCGGCGCGGGAGATGCACGACACCTTCTTCTTCAATCCGAAGCAAGACGGCTCGCGCATGCTGTTGCGCACCCACACCTCGCCGGTGCAGGTGCGAACCATGCTGACGCAGAAGCCGCCGATCCGCGTGATCTGCCCCGGCCGCACCTATCGCATCGACTCGGACGCGACGCATACGCCGCAATTCCACCAGGTCGAGGGCCTCGTGATCGACAAGGGCTCGCATCTCGGCCACCTCAAATGGATTCTGCACGAGTTCTGCAAGGCGTTCTTCGAGGTCGACCATATCAACATGCGGTTCCGGCCGTCGTTCTTCCCGTTCACCGAGCCGTCGCTCGAGGTCGACATCCAGTGCCGCCGCGACAAGGGCGAGATCCGCTTCGGCGAGGGCGAGGACTGGCTCGAGATTCTCGGCTGCGGCATGGTGCACCCGAACGTGCTGCGCGCCTGCGGACTCGATCCCGACGTCTACCAGGGCTTCGCCTGGGGCATGGGCATCGACCGCATCGCGATGCTGAAATACGGCATCGCCGATTTGCGCCAACTGTTCGACAGCGACGTCCGCTGGCTGAACCACTACGGCTTCAAGCCGCTCGACATCCCGACGATCGCGGGGGGATTGAGTTCGTGA
- a CDS encoding endonuclease domain-containing protein has product MVDPEHPDWKVPQKLRSNARALRRNSTDVERILWSELRANRLNGAIFRRQVPIDNYVADFVCPAAKLVIELDGGQHFSDQGERADAARSAVIEAKGFKVLRFSNLDVLTNRAGVLETIAAAIAERAPTLTLSARAGLVAPRKRERGLEKPSS; this is encoded by the coding sequence ATGGTCGATCCTGAACACCCGGACTGGAAGGTCCCCCAGAAACTGCGTTCGAATGCGCGCGCGCTTCGCAGGAACTCGACCGATGTCGAGCGAATCCTCTGGTCCGAGCTGCGCGCCAATCGACTCAACGGCGCAATCTTCCGCCGCCAGGTCCCAATCGACAACTACGTCGCCGACTTCGTTTGCCCTGCAGCGAAGCTTGTCATCGAACTCGACGGTGGTCAGCATTTCTCAGATCAGGGCGAACGCGCCGATGCGGCGCGCTCCGCCGTCATTGAAGCGAAGGGCTTCAAGGTCCTTCGCTTCAGCAACCTCGACGTCCTGACAAACCGCGCAGGCGTCCTCGAAACAATCGCCGCTGCCATCGCGGAGAGAGCCCCCACCCTAACCCTCTCAGCGCGAGCTGGGCTCGTCGCGCCCCGCAAGCGGGAGAGGGGACTGGAGAAGCCGTCGTCATGA
- the rpmI gene encoding 50S ribosomal protein L35 — MPKLKTKSGAKKRFKVTATGKVMHAQRGKRHGMIKRTKKQIRQLRGTRVLFKTDGDNVKKYFLPHA; from the coding sequence ATGCCCAAGTTGAAGACCAAATCGGGCGCCAAAAAGCGCTTCAAGGTGACTGCCACCGGCAAAGTCATGCACGCCCAGCGCGGCAAGCGCCACGGCATGATCAAGCGGACGAAGAAGCAGATCCGTCAGCTCCGCGGCACCCGCGTGCTGTTCAAGACCGACGGCGACAACGTCAAGAAGTACTTCTTGCCGCACGCCTGA
- the queG gene encoding tRNA epoxyqueuosine(34) reductase QueG: MAGGGAGVAHLCGPRLLNQTVRLSPDDLKAALMREAHALGFDSIGITGPDAIAQAGRHFLEFLDSGGHGDMDWLAASPARRTDPRGLWPGVRSIIMLGVNYGPNEDPLRILERRSRSAISVYAQGDDYHEVIKKRLKTLARWLAATTGDEVKVFIDTAAVMEKPLAQAAGIGWQGKHTNLVSREFGSWLFLGAIYSATELPRDEPDTDHCGSCRACQDICPTAAFPAPYKLDARRCISYLTIENKGPIPHEFRKSIGNRIYGCDDCLAVCPWNKFAQAGREQKLAARDALRAPNLADLARLDDGAFRALFAKSPVKRIGRDRFIRNVLIAIGNSDDASLAGEARRLLGDASPLVRGAAVWALSQLIARDEFAALASRAGGEPDVTVQQEWRAARAAS, from the coding sequence ATGGCTGGCGGGGGTGCCGGCGTCGCGCACCTATGTGGACCTCGACTTCTGAACCAGACGGTCAGGCTTTCTCCTGATGATCTGAAGGCGGCGCTGATGCGCGAGGCGCATGCGCTCGGCTTCGACAGCATCGGCATCACCGGTCCCGACGCCATCGCGCAGGCCGGCAGGCATTTCCTCGAATTCCTCGACAGCGGCGGCCATGGCGACATGGACTGGCTCGCCGCCAGCCCCGCGCGCCGCACCGATCCGCGCGGGTTGTGGCCGGGGGTGCGCTCGATCATCATGCTCGGCGTCAACTATGGACCCAACGAGGATCCGCTCAGAATTCTTGAGCGCCGCAGCCGCAGCGCGATCTCGGTCTATGCGCAGGGCGACGATTATCACGAAGTGATCAAGAAGCGCCTGAAGACGTTGGCGCGATGGCTCGCTGCGACCACTGGCGACGAGGTGAAGGTGTTCATCGACACCGCCGCCGTGATGGAGAAGCCCTTGGCGCAGGCCGCCGGCATCGGCTGGCAGGGCAAGCACACCAATCTCGTCTCGCGCGAATTCGGCTCGTGGCTGTTCCTCGGCGCGATCTATTCCGCCACCGAGCTACCGCGCGACGAGCCTGACACCGATCATTGCGGCAGCTGCCGCGCCTGTCAGGACATCTGCCCGACCGCGGCGTTTCCCGCTCCCTACAAGCTCGATGCGCGGCGCTGCATCTCGTATCTCACCATCGAGAACAAGGGACCGATCCCGCACGAATTCCGCAAGAGCATCGGCAACCGCATCTATGGCTGCGACGACTGCCTTGCCGTGTGCCCGTGGAACAAGTTCGCGCAAGCGGGACGCGAACAGAAGCTCGCCGCGCGCGACGCGTTGCGCGCGCCAAATCTTGCCGATCTGGCGCGGCTCGACGATGGAGCCTTTCGCGCGCTGTTTGCGAAATCACCGGTCAAGCGCATCGGCCGCGACCGCTTCATCCGCAATGTGCTGATCGCGATCGGCAATTCGGACGATGCGAGCCTCGCGGGCGAAGCGCGGCGCTTGCTTGGCGATGCAAGCCCGCTGGTGCGCGGCGCCGCGGTGTGGGCGTTGTCGCAACTGATCGCGCGGGATGAGTTCGCGGCGCTGGCGTCGCGGGCCGGCGGCGAGCCCGACGTCACCGTGCAGCAGGAGTGGCGCGCGGCCCGCGCTGCCTCTTGA
- a CDS encoding tautomerase family protein, which yields MPLVNISLLKGKSKDHIRAISDGVHQALMDTYSVPPGDRFQFIRQHEREEFIYDPDYLGIHRTDDVVFIHIVAGNWRDTATKKALYRAIADRLVEKPGLRREDVQIILSPNARDEWSFGNGLASYLQDIDPA from the coding sequence ATGCCGCTCGTCAACATCTCGCTCCTGAAGGGCAAGTCGAAGGACCACATCCGCGCCATCTCCGATGGCGTCCACCAGGCGCTGATGGACACCTACAGCGTGCCGCCGGGCGATCGCTTCCAGTTCATCCGTCAGCATGAGCGGGAGGAATTCATCTACGACCCCGACTATCTCGGCATTCACCGCACCGACGACGTGGTGTTCATTCACATCGTCGCCGGCAATTGGCGCGACACCGCGACCAAGAAGGCGCTCTACAGGGCGATCGCCGACCGCCTCGTCGAGAAGCCGGGCCTGCGGCGCGAAGACGTGCAGATAATCCTGTCGCCCAATGCGCGCGACGAGTGGTCGTTCGGCAACGGGCTCGCCTCCTACCTGCAGGACATCGATCCGGCCTGA
- the rplT gene encoding 50S ribosomal protein L20 translates to MSRVKRGVTAHAKHKKVYKAAKGYYGRRKNTIRIAKQAVEKAGQYAFRDRKRKKRTFRALWIQRLNAAVRPFGMTYSRFIDGLSKSGITVDRKVLSDLAIHEPAAFQAIAEKAKAALAA, encoded by the coding sequence ATGTCTCGCGTCAAACGCGGTGTGACCGCTCACGCCAAGCACAAGAAAGTCTACAAGGCCGCCAAGGGCTATTACGGCCGCCGCAAGAACACGATCCGCATCGCCAAGCAGGCGGTCGAAAAGGCCGGCCAGTACGCGTTCCGCGACCGCAAGCGCAAGAAGCGCACCTTCCGCGCGCTCTGGATCCAGCGCCTCAACGCCGCCGTTCGTCCGTTCGGCATGACCTACAGCCGATTTATCGACGGTCTCTCCAAGTCGGGCATCACGGTCGACCGCAAGGTGCTGTCGGATCTCGCGATCCACGAGCCCGCGGCGTTCCAGGCGATCGCCGAAAAGGCCAAGGCTGCTCTGGCTGCCTGA
- a CDS encoding undecaprenyl-diphosphate phosphatase, producing MMTDTLRAVILGIVEGVTEFLPVSSTGHLLLAERFFNLGEGDFWKSFAILIQLGAILAIVVLYFAKLWRIALGMFTNPDDRRFVIGVLVAFLPAVVIGLIAGKYIKEFLFNPWVVCFSLIVGGAILLWVDQLDLKFYEDDATRFPLLMYFWIGVAQCMAMIPGVSRSGASIVAAMLLGADKRSSAEFSFFLAIPTMIGAFAYDFYKNRGDFTTDGLGIIAIGFVVSFITAVIVVRAFLNFVTRRGFTFFAWWRVIVGTLGLIALAMGR from the coding sequence ATGATGACGGATACGCTGCGGGCCGTGATTCTCGGCATTGTCGAGGGCGTCACGGAGTTCCTGCCGGTTTCTTCGACGGGCCACCTGCTGCTTGCTGAGCGCTTCTTCAATCTCGGCGAAGGCGACTTCTGGAAGAGCTTTGCGATCCTGATTCAGCTCGGCGCGATCCTGGCGATCGTCGTCCTTTATTTCGCCAAATTGTGGCGCATCGCGCTCGGCATGTTCACCAATCCCGACGACCGGCGCTTCGTCATCGGCGTGCTGGTGGCCTTCCTGCCGGCGGTGGTGATCGGTCTGATTGCCGGCAAATACATCAAGGAATTCCTGTTCAATCCGTGGGTGGTCTGCTTCTCGCTGATCGTCGGCGGCGCCATCCTGCTGTGGGTCGATCAGCTCGATCTCAAGTTCTATGAGGACGACGCGACCCGATTCCCGTTGCTGATGTACTTCTGGATCGGCGTTGCGCAGTGCATGGCGATGATCCCCGGCGTGTCGCGCTCGGGCGCCAGCATCGTGGCCGCGATGTTGCTCGGCGCCGACAAGCGCTCGTCGGCGGAGTTCTCGTTCTTCCTCGCGATCCCGACCATGATCGGCGCGTTCGCCTATGATTTCTACAAGAACCGCGGCGACTTCACGACCGACGGCCTCGGCATCATCGCGATCGGCTTCGTGGTCTCGTTCATCACCGCGGTCATCGTGGTGCGAGCGTTCCTCAACTTCGTCACCCGCCGCGGCTTCACCTTCTTCGCCTGGTGGCGCGTGATCGTCGGCACGCTCGGCCTGATCGCGCTGGCGATGGGCCGGTAA
- a CDS encoding acyl-CoA thioesterase domain-containing protein, translated as MTNQPFFTRHGNGFMPTAVANGPWSPESLHGRVVIGLLAFVIEERHGSDDFVPARLTVDMFRLPNITTPIEVTTRLVRDGMRIKVIEAEFVSGGTSMARASCQLLRKTENAPGNVWSPPNWEVPAPSDIPKPTDPRLGMNGKWETRPITGHMGSLGARRLWMSEVRELVEGVAMTPFVHVATGADFASPFANAGDQGLGYINSDVTIYLHRLPLTRWIGFEVVNHHATDGIAIGECWLYDEKGPIGTSTVAALAQRRPMTNPPPP; from the coding sequence ATGACAAACCAGCCCTTCTTCACCAGGCACGGCAACGGCTTCATGCCGACGGCCGTTGCGAACGGACCGTGGAGTCCGGAATCCCTGCACGGCCGCGTCGTGATCGGCCTGCTCGCTTTTGTCATCGAGGAGCGCCACGGCTCCGATGATTTCGTGCCGGCGCGGCTGACCGTCGACATGTTCCGGCTGCCCAACATCACGACGCCGATCGAGGTGACGACGAGGCTGGTGCGTGACGGCATGCGCATCAAGGTGATCGAGGCCGAATTTGTCTCCGGCGGCACCAGCATGGCGCGCGCCTCCTGTCAGCTGTTGCGCAAAACGGAAAATGCGCCCGGCAACGTCTGGTCGCCGCCGAACTGGGAGGTGCCGGCGCCATCGGACATTCCGAAGCCGACCGATCCCCGGCTCGGCATGAACGGCAAATGGGAAACGCGGCCGATCACAGGCCACATGGGCTCGCTGGGTGCCCGCCGGCTCTGGATGAGCGAGGTGCGCGAGCTCGTCGAGGGCGTGGCGATGACGCCGTTCGTCCACGTCGCGACCGGCGCGGATTTCGCCAGCCCGTTCGCCAACGCCGGCGACCAGGGGCTCGGCTACATCAACAGCGATGTCACGATTTATCTGCATCGCCTGCCGCTGACGCGATGGATCGGCTTCGAGGTGGTGAACCATCACGCCACCGACGGCATCGCGATCGGCGAATGCTGGCTCTACGACGAGAAGGGGCCGATCGGCACGTCGACGGTCGCGGCGCTGGCCCAGCGCCGGCCGATGACCAATCCGCCGCCGCCGTAA
- a CDS encoding complex I NDUFA9 subunit family protein: MASNLDTLVTVFGGSGFLGRNVVRALCKRDYRIRVAVRRPELAGHLQPLGRVGQIHAVQANVRYPASVEAAMRDSHVAINLVGILAQGGGQTFDAVQQKGAETVAKAAAAAGARMVHVSAIGANENSASGYFRSKAAGEQAVLAASPSATIIRPSLLFGPEDHFTNRFAALARMSPALPLVGGGVNKLQPAYVADVARAVADAVDGKTKAGATYELGGPEVLTMREVMKIILEITKRDRMLVPLPFGLARLMSVFLQFAPGALKLTPDQVAMLRADNVVSDAARAEGLTFAGLGIRPDSMETIARQYLWRFRATGQFQKKSA, encoded by the coding sequence ATGGCATCGAACCTCGACACGCTCGTCACTGTCTTCGGCGGATCGGGTTTTCTGGGGCGGAACGTGGTCCGGGCGCTCTGCAAGCGCGATTACCGCATCCGAGTCGCGGTGCGGCGGCCCGAGCTTGCCGGCCATTTGCAGCCGCTCGGCCGGGTCGGGCAGATCCACGCCGTGCAGGCCAATGTGCGCTACCCCGCCTCGGTTGAGGCCGCGATGCGTGATTCGCATGTCGCCATCAACCTGGTGGGCATCCTGGCCCAGGGCGGCGGGCAGACCTTCGACGCCGTGCAGCAGAAGGGGGCCGAGACGGTTGCCAAGGCGGCGGCTGCCGCAGGCGCCCGGATGGTCCATGTCTCGGCGATCGGCGCCAACGAGAATTCGGCCTCCGGCTATTTCCGCTCCAAGGCCGCCGGCGAGCAGGCAGTGCTCGCTGCTTCTCCCTCGGCCACGATCATCCGGCCGTCGCTGTTGTTCGGGCCCGAGGATCACTTCACCAACCGCTTTGCGGCGCTGGCGCGGATGTCGCCGGCGCTGCCGCTGGTCGGCGGCGGGGTCAACAAGCTGCAGCCGGCCTATGTCGCCGACGTGGCGCGGGCCGTGGCCGACGCCGTCGACGGCAAGACCAAGGCCGGCGCAACTTACGAGCTCGGCGGGCCGGAAGTGCTGACCATGCGCGAGGTAATGAAGATCATCCTGGAGATCACCAAGCGTGACCGCATGCTGGTGCCGCTGCCGTTCGGCCTCGCCAGGCTGATGTCGGTGTTCCTGCAGTTCGCCCCCGGCGCGCTCAAGCTGACCCCGGACCAGGTCGCGATGCTGCGCGCCGACAATGTGGTGTCGGATGCTGCGAGGGCAGAGGGCCTGACCTTCGCCGGCCTCGGCATCAGGCCCGACTCGATGGAAACCATCGCCCGGCAATATCTCTGGCGCTTCCGCGCGACGGGGCAGTTCCAGAAGAAGAGCGCGTAG
- a CDS encoding glutathione S-transferase family protein, with translation MYTLYHHPFCPHSRFIRLVLGEYGLDLRLVEERVWERREAFLALNPAATTPVLIAEGFPPVPGAAIIAEYVDEAHGLNAGERRLLPTSMAERVEVRRLMAWFNEKFFEEASNPLVTERIYKRFMSEDNGGGPPAPDIMRAAKVNVRYHLSYIGWLAKTRNYLAGDRLTYADLAAAAHLSAIDYLGDVPWSEDDAAKSWYARVKSRPSFRPLLSEWLAGVPASRTYVDLDF, from the coding sequence ATGTACACGCTGTATCACCATCCGTTCTGTCCGCATTCGCGATTCATCCGCCTCGTGCTCGGCGAGTACGGCCTCGATCTGCGCCTTGTGGAGGAGCGGGTCTGGGAACGGCGCGAAGCGTTTCTTGCGCTCAATCCGGCGGCGACCACACCGGTGTTGATCGCGGAGGGCTTTCCGCCGGTTCCGGGTGCTGCGATCATCGCCGAATATGTCGACGAGGCGCATGGCCTTAACGCCGGCGAGCGACGGCTGTTGCCGACGTCGATGGCCGAGCGCGTCGAGGTGCGCCGGCTGATGGCGTGGTTCAACGAAAAGTTCTTCGAGGAAGCCTCCAACCCGCTGGTGACCGAGCGCATCTACAAGCGTTTCATGAGCGAGGACAATGGCGGCGGTCCGCCGGCCCCCGACATCATGCGCGCGGCCAAGGTCAATGTGCGTTATCATTTGAGCTATATCGGCTGGCTCGCGAAGACGCGGAACTATCTCGCCGGCGACCGGCTTACTTACGCGGATCTCGCCGCCGCGGCGCATCTTTCGGCGATCGATTATCTAGGCGACGTGCCATGGAGCGAGGACGACGCTGCAAAGTCGTGGTACGCGCGGGTGAAATCCCGCCCGTCGTTTCGCCCGCTGCTCAGCGAATGGCTGGCGGGGGTGCCGGCGTCGCGCACCTATGTGGACCTCGACTTCTGA
- a CDS encoding alpha/beta hydrolase, with protein sequence MSQIAAPDQEPAFIELGEGNGRRRIAVRARSGSSPGLFWLGGFNSDMKGTKAIALDTWAAEHGRGCVRFDYSGHGESGGQFVDGTIGRWLEESVAVFTEFCRGPQVVIGSSMGGWMALLLAREIARRGNGQAQLAGLVLIAPAPDFTEELMWKGFSPEIRAEIETKGVWLRPSEYGDGTPYPITRNLIEEGRNHLLLGSKIDVGCPVRILQGAQDPDVPWKHAFALVHRLPAEDVVLTMIQDGDHRLSRPQDIARIIAAVAEIG encoded by the coding sequence ATGAGCCAAATCGCCGCCCCCGATCAGGAACCCGCCTTCATCGAGCTCGGCGAGGGCAATGGCCGGCGCCGGATCGCGGTGCGCGCCCGTTCAGGCAGCAGTCCCGGGCTGTTCTGGCTCGGCGGTTTCAATTCCGACATGAAGGGCACCAAGGCGATCGCGCTCGACACGTGGGCCGCCGAGCACGGCCGCGGCTGCGTCAGGTTCGACTATTCCGGCCACGGCGAATCCGGCGGGCAATTCGTCGACGGCACGATCGGCCGCTGGCTCGAAGAGAGCGTGGCGGTATTCACCGAGTTCTGCCGCGGGCCGCAGGTGGTGATCGGCTCGTCGATGGGCGGCTGGATGGCGCTGTTGCTGGCGCGCGAGATCGCCAGGCGCGGCAACGGTCAGGCACAGCTCGCGGGTTTGGTGCTGATCGCGCCGGCGCCGGATTTCACCGAAGAGCTGATGTGGAAGGGGTTCTCGCCGGAGATCCGCGCCGAGATCGAGACCAAGGGCGTCTGGCTCCGGCCCTCGGAATATGGCGACGGCACGCCCTATCCGATCACGCGCAATTTGATCGAGGAGGGCCGCAACCACCTCCTGCTCGGCAGCAAGATCGACGTCGGCTGCCCGGTGCGCATCCTGCAGGGCGCGCAGGATCCCGACGTGCCGTGGAAGCATGCCTTTGCGCTGGTGCACCGGCTGCCGGCCGAGGACGTCGTGCTGACCATGATCCAGGACGGCGACCATCGCCTGTCGCGGCCGCAGGACATCGCGCGGATCATCGCCGCCGTGGCGGAGATCGGCTAA
- a CDS encoding nuclear transport factor 2 family protein → MTINDMLRAFCDAVEQRNGKAFASLFTEDGVYHDVFYGAFKGHARIAEMIDDWFYRTATDFRWDMHDPVSDGETLYARYTFSYRSTLPEANGARAMFEGVSIMTLRDGKITCYHEVANTAPAFVDLNFAPERIAKIVAKQGAALKARPEMARHLTP, encoded by the coding sequence ATGACGATCAACGACATGCTGCGCGCATTCTGCGACGCGGTCGAGCAGCGCAACGGCAAGGCTTTTGCAAGCCTCTTCACCGAGGACGGCGTCTATCACGACGTGTTCTACGGCGCGTTCAAGGGCCACGCTCGGATCGCCGAGATGATCGACGACTGGTTCTACCGGACCGCGACCGATTTCCGCTGGGACATGCACGACCCCGTCAGCGACGGCGAGACACTCTACGCGCGCTACACGTTCAGCTACCGCTCGACCTTGCCCGAAGCCAACGGCGCCCGCGCGATGTTCGAGGGCGTCTCGATCATGACGCTGCGGGACGGCAAGATCACTTGTTATCACGAGGTCGCCAACACCGCGCCCGCCTTCGTCGACCTGAATTTCGCGCCGGAGCGGATCGCCAAGATCGTCGCCAAGCAGGGCGCCGCGCTGAAGGCACGGCCGGAGATGGCGCGGCATCTGACGCCTTAA
- the infC gene encoding translation initiation factor IF-3, translated as MRRPNRAPPTVAKDGPRTNDEIRNAQIQLIDQDGVNKGTVETVVAVRMAMEAGMDLVEISPNTSPPVCKIMDYGKYKYSAQKKAAEARKKQKVVEIKEIKLRPMIDDHDYDVKMRAMQRFFEEGDKVKITLRYRGREMAHQEIGTKLLDKVKADVAEFAKVEQDAKFEGRQVVMVLAPR; from the coding sequence ATTCGCCGTCCCAATAGAGCCCCGCCGACAGTCGCCAAAGACGGGCCGCGCACCAATGACGAGATCCGCAACGCACAGATCCAGCTGATTGATCAGGACGGTGTCAACAAAGGCACCGTTGAAACCGTGGTGGCCGTGCGCATGGCCATGGAAGCCGGCATGGACCTCGTCGAGATTTCGCCGAATACCAGCCCTCCCGTCTGCAAGATCATGGACTACGGGAAGTACAAGTATTCCGCGCAGAAGAAAGCCGCCGAAGCCCGCAAGAAGCAGAAGGTCGTCGAGATCAAGGAGATCAAGCTCCGCCCGATGATCGACGATCACGACTACGACGTGAAGATGCGCGCGATGCAGCGCTTCTTCGAGGAAGGCGACAAGGTCAAGATCACCTTGCGCTACCGCGGTCGTGAGATGGCGCACCAGGAGATCGGCACTAAGCTCCTGGACAAGGTGAAGGCCGACGTCGCGGAGTTCGCCAAGGTCGAGCAGGACGCGAAGTTCGAGGGCCGCCAGGTCGTGATGGTGCTGGCGCCGCGCTAG